From a single Candidatus Izimaplasma bacterium HR1 genomic region:
- a CDS encoding Acetyltransferase (GNAT) family protein, protein MSEITITRAKREEADKILYFVKELARYERMRKYVKASVEDIVKNIFDDERAEVIFVRRDGEPIGFAIYYYSFSTFLARPTLHLEDFFVEDKERGKGIGKKVLKYLARIALENDCLRFEWNCLEWNKPSIRFYENLGAKPLRGWIPFRMDGKDLEKFSKEE, encoded by the coding sequence ATGAGCGAAATTACTATTACGAGAGCTAAAAGAGAAGAAGCAGACAAAATCTTATACTTCGTCAAAGAATTAGCTAGATACGAAAGAATGAGGAAATACGTGAAAGCTTCAGTTGAAGATATTGTGAAGAATATTTTTGATGATGAACGTGCTGAAGTTATCTTTGTTAGAAGAGACGGTGAACCTATTGGATTCGCAATTTATTATTACTCTTTCTCTACATTCTTAGCAAGACCAACATTACACTTAGAGGATTTCTTTGTTGAAGACAAGGAAAGAGGTAAAGGAATTGGTAAAAAAGTGCTTAAATATTTAGCACGTATTGCATTAGAAAATGATTGCTTACGTTTTGAATGGAATTGTCTAGAGTGGAACAAACCTTCAATTCGATTCTATGAAAATTTGGGAGCTAAACCATTACGTGGTTGGATTCCATTTAGAATGGATGGAAAAGACTTAGAAAAATTTTCAAAAGAGGAGTAA
- the udk_2 gene encoding Uridine kinase yields the protein MFTIKYNEKSVEYKEHIRVNELLENENKVYPVALVNNRLRELSYMFGYDAEVEFLTLDHPEAVHIYEASLRYLIAMAFKNIYPEYEIKFKYSVSRSIFCYVVNDNTIQIEEVLENIDKELKRLIALDIPFERMTKTVKEAKEFYQRNFYQDRIDILEYRPEKKVHFYRCNGYQNYVYSYMVPSTGYLTKYKMRPYDIGFVIQYPRAETDSKIPKFKNSPKYIETLRDASTWAHLVEADTIANLNRHVEKDSVVDFVHMCEAKHNAMLTEIGDLIKDNDDIRLIAIAGPSSSGKTTFSNRLRIELMTRGLKPVTISLDDYYLNREDIPTDKNGKVDLEHINTLDIELFNQNMTDLIKGIEVEMPVFDFTTKRRGGYRKLKVGTDNPIIIEGIHALNDKLTSSIPHEQTFKIYISPQLQMNLDDHNPISITNVRLLRRIVRDKQFRNASALRTIGMWESVRAGEFKWIYPNQEHADYVYNSGLQYELSVLKKYALPTLKEIANDSEFYITANRLIKFLKYFVDIPDEHVPCNSLLREFIGGSCFRE from the coding sequence ATGTTTACAATTAAATACAACGAGAAATCAGTTGAATACAAAGAACATATTAGAGTAAATGAATTATTAGAAAATGAAAATAAGGTATATCCTGTAGCGTTAGTAAATAATAGACTTCGTGAATTAAGTTACATGTTTGGATATGATGCTGAAGTTGAATTTTTAACTTTAGATCATCCCGAAGCAGTACATATCTATGAAGCATCATTACGTTACTTAATAGCGATGGCTTTTAAAAATATATATCCAGAATACGAAATCAAGTTTAAATATAGCGTTTCTAGAAGTATTTTTTGCTATGTAGTAAATGATAATACTATTCAAATTGAAGAGGTATTAGAAAATATAGATAAAGAGCTTAAGAGATTAATAGCATTAGATATTCCATTTGAAAGAATGACTAAAACAGTTAAAGAAGCTAAAGAATTCTATCAAAGAAACTTTTATCAAGATCGTATTGATATTTTGGAATATCGACCTGAGAAGAAAGTTCACTTCTACCGTTGCAATGGGTACCAAAATTATGTATATAGTTATATGGTTCCTAGTACTGGTTATTTAACAAAATACAAAATGAGACCTTATGATATTGGTTTTGTAATTCAGTATCCGCGTGCGGAAACTGATTCGAAAATTCCAAAATTCAAAAACTCGCCAAAATATATTGAAACATTAAGAGATGCAAGTACTTGGGCTCATTTAGTTGAAGCTGACACTATTGCTAATTTAAATCGTCATGTAGAAAAAGACAGTGTTGTTGATTTTGTTCATATGTGTGAGGCAAAACATAACGCAATGTTAACTGAGATTGGTGATTTAATAAAAGATAATGATGATATCAGATTAATTGCTATTGCTGGTCCATCTAGTAGTGGTAAGACAACTTTTAGTAATAGACTGCGAATCGAGTTAATGACTAGAGGATTAAAACCAGTAACAATTAGCTTAGATGATTACTACTTAAATAGAGAAGATATTCCAACAGATAAAAATGGTAAAGTTGATTTAGAACATATTAATACTTTAGATATTGAATTGTTCAATCAAAACATGACTGACTTAATTAAAGGAATCGAAGTAGAAATGCCTGTCTTTGATTTCACAACCAAACGTCGTGGAGGTTATCGTAAGCTCAAAGTAGGAACAGATAATCCAATTATTATTGAAGGAATCCATGCTTTAAATGATAAATTGACAAGCAGTATCCCTCATGAGCAAACATTTAAGATTTATATAAGTCCCCAATTACAAATGAACTTAGATGATCATAATCCAATTAGCATTACTAATGTACGTTTACTTAGACGTATCGTTAGAGATAAACAGTTTAGAAATGCTAGTGCATTAAGAACAATTGGAATGTGGGAAAGTGTTCGTGCCGGAGAATTTAAATGGATTTATCCTAACCAAGAACATGCTGATTATGTATATAACTCAGGACTACAATATGAATTAAGTGTTCTTAAGAAATATGCATTACCTACATTAAAAGAAATTGCTAATGATAGTGAATTCTATATTACAGCAAATAGATTAATAAAATTCTTAAAGTATTTCGTTGATATTCCTGATGAACATGTACCATGTAATAGTTTATTACGTGAATTCATCGGTGGTAGTTGCTTTAGAGAGTAA
- a CDS encoding EamA-like transporter family protein, whose protein sequence is MNRTLARIVLVAAGLIWGFGFYVNKTILDFGWTESELLFVRFFTATIAIFALYFKRIMKTNKETIKWGVFLGVFLYLGFYFQTWGLANTTPSNNALITAGYIVLMPGIIYIFERKHIHFKTILAGIITLIGILFITVNFNELESGINFGDSLTFIGAFFYAIHIYFLGKKAKQVDLVVLMAFQLLLFSVVAFIVMVVKDGAPPVDFQDVESVRILIYAIIIGFFASFVAFIFQSIGQKNTNEAEAAILISTESLFGPLFAVWLYGDIFSNNMGIGMALVLIGIILSELDIEDIKRIVSKKVS, encoded by the coding sequence ATGAATCGTACATTAGCAAGAATTGTTCTTGTAGCCGCAGGACTTATCTGGGGATTTGGATTTTACGTTAATAAAACAATTTTAGATTTTGGATGGACAGAAAGTGAATTACTATTTGTCCGCTTTTTTACAGCAACCATCGCTATCTTTGCTTTATATTTTAAAAGAATAATGAAGACAAATAAGGAAACAATTAAATGGGGAGTATTCCTTGGTGTATTCTTATATTTAGGATTCTATTTCCAAACATGGGGGTTAGCTAACACAACTCCTTCAAACAATGCATTAATTACCGCAGGATATATTGTCTTAATGCCTGGTATTATTTATATATTTGAGAGAAAACATATTCACTTTAAAACTATCTTAGCAGGAATTATTACTTTAATAGGTATTCTCTTTATAACAGTTAATTTCAATGAGTTAGAATCAGGGATAAACTTTGGGGATTCATTAACGTTTATAGGCGCTTTCTTCTACGCAATACATATTTATTTCTTAGGGAAGAAAGCTAAACAAGTTGATCTTGTTGTATTAATGGCGTTTCAGTTACTATTATTTAGTGTTGTAGCATTCATTGTCATGGTTGTTAAGGATGGTGCACCGCCTGTAGATTTTCAAGATGTGGAAAGCGTTAGAATTCTAATATACGCAATTATCATTGGATTCTTTGCTTCATTTGTAGCTTTTATATTTCAAAGTATTGGACAAAAGAATACTAATGAAGCTGAAGCTGCAATTCTAATATCAACTGAAAGTTTATTTGGTCCATTATTCGCGGTTTGGCTTTATGGAGATATATTTAGTAATAATATGGGAATAGGAATGGCTTTAGTTCTTATTGGGATAATTCTTAGTGAATTAGATATTGAGGATATCAAAAGAATTGTAAGTAAAAAAGTGTCTTAA
- the bsn_2 gene encoding Extracellular ribonuclease precursor gives MRKYLIGILLILTLSLSACDFGNSPIIELDTIDKVKSELVLDDEIENITLPTTIDGVEITWESDVENTLTSNYTIIQRAEDRDITLTAYLIFEGRMLIKTFEVTVIKTEINTEYTDYYSGAGGLTGEALKTFLHYLIDDHTELSYGALRQALQVTDEDPNNTDNVLLFYTGDSVDSTWDYGATWNREHVWPKSLGDMSDNDAEHNDLHHIRATDPDVNGARGNKEFDEGGTLVKNTTGCFSDGNSFEPRNEVKGDVARIIFYMAVRYEGTNGEIDLEVIESLTGSAPTIGVLSILIQWHLQDPVDDAERNRNDLVFGYQGNRNPFIDHPEFVGLIWGSN, from the coding sequence ATGAGAAAATACTTAATCGGAATACTACTAATACTTACACTTTCGCTAAGTGCATGTGATTTTGGTAATAGTCCAATAATAGAACTAGATACAATTGATAAAGTCAAAAGTGAATTAGTCCTTGATGACGAAATTGAAAATATTACTTTACCAACAACTATTGATGGTGTTGAAATTACTTGGGAATCAGATGTCGAAAACACTTTGACTTCAAATTACACAATTATTCAACGTGCAGAAGATAGAGATATAACTCTTACCGCATATTTAATATTTGAAGGTAGAATGTTAATTAAAACCTTTGAAGTGACAGTTATAAAAACTGAAATCAATACTGAATATACAGATTATTATTCTGGTGCTGGTGGTTTAACTGGTGAAGCTCTAAAAACATTTTTACATTATTTAATTGATGATCATACCGAGTTATCATATGGTGCTTTAAGACAAGCTTTACAAGTAACTGATGAAGATCCAAATAATACTGACAATGTTCTCCTTTTCTATACAGGAGACAGTGTAGATAGTACTTGGGATTATGGAGCTACTTGGAATAGAGAACATGTATGGCCAAAAAGTTTAGGTGATATGTCTGATAATGATGCAGAACATAATGATTTGCATCACATAAGAGCTACAGATCCAGACGTTAACGGTGCAAGAGGAAACAAAGAATTTGATGAAGGTGGAACTTTAGTTAAAAACACAACTGGTTGTTTCTCTGATGGTAATTCTTTTGAACCTCGTAACGAAGTTAAAGGTGATGTTGCTAGAATTATATTCTATATGGCCGTTAGATACGAAGGTACAAACGGTGAAATAGATTTAGAAGTCATCGAATCATTAACTGGTTCAGCTCCTACTATTGGAGTATTATCAATATTAATTCAATGGCATTTACAAGATCCTGTAGATGATGCTGAACGAAATAGAAATGACTTAGTCTTTGGTTATCAAGGGAATCGTAATCCGTTTATCGATCATCCTGAATTTGTCGGATTGATTTGGGGTAGTAATTAA
- the cpdB gene encoding 2',3'-cyclic-nucleotide 2'-phosphodiesterase/3'-nucleotidase precursor yields MKNIVTFKILHTSDIHGYIYPNSYTTKQEGDFGLAKLSTLIKSVKDEKTILIDSGDTIQGSPLTYYYSKQDQDNANPLANVLNEIGFDYVTIGNHDFNYGKEYLLGYLNHLDAKILNCNLLDIKTKNPFKGITEDIMIIDGVKIGLIGVTTHYIPNWEQPSNIENIDILDAFESTKKQVNSLRDKVDFLIVSYHGGFERDLETNELLTIDTSENQGSKILNEIEGIDLLLTGHQHRSLFGTRNKTIYTQPGYNAQNLAVVVIEYNKDSKSYQVLENKLLDLQNIKADQKVLDLVKEIEDETQKYLDTPVGHIENDLLILDQLDARINKHPIISLINHIQMKYTNADIALCGLANEVSGFRKDISIRDVIGTYVYPNTLVVKKMDGRTLKLALEKTAEFFDLKDGEIVVSDEFNHPKLQLYAYDMYDGIEYTIKVGNKKGERITSLTKNGITINDNDEFSVCMNNYRSSGGGDYFFIKDCEVINDTQTEIIDLLVDYIVETKDIKIPHKDNIKVIK; encoded by the coding sequence ATGAAAAATATTGTTACATTCAAAATTTTACATACAAGTGATATTCATGGTTATATTTATCCTAATTCTTACACAACAAAACAAGAAGGTGATTTTGGTTTAGCTAAATTATCTACATTGATAAAAAGTGTGAAAGATGAAAAGACAATTCTAATTGATTCTGGAGATACAATACAGGGTAGTCCTTTAACTTATTATTACTCTAAACAAGATCAAGATAATGCAAATCCTTTAGCTAATGTACTCAATGAGATTGGTTTTGATTATGTTACTATAGGTAATCATGACTTTAATTATGGAAAAGAGTATTTATTAGGTTATTTGAATCACCTGGATGCAAAAATATTAAACTGTAATTTATTGGATATCAAAACCAAGAATCCTTTTAAAGGTATAACTGAAGACATTATGATTATTGATGGTGTCAAGATTGGTTTAATTGGTGTAACAACACATTATATACCAAACTGGGAACAACCTTCTAACATAGAGAATATTGATATCTTAGATGCTTTTGAATCTACTAAGAAACAAGTAAATTCATTAAGAGACAAAGTTGATTTCCTAATCGTTAGTTACCATGGTGGTTTTGAAAGAGATTTGGAAACAAATGAATTACTAACAATTGATACTTCAGAGAATCAAGGTAGTAAAATTCTTAATGAGATAGAAGGAATAGATTTACTTCTTACAGGACATCAACATCGTTCATTATTTGGTACCCGAAACAAAACTATTTATACACAACCAGGATATAATGCGCAAAACTTAGCAGTGGTTGTTATAGAATATAATAAGGATTCAAAATCATATCAAGTTTTGGAAAACAAATTACTGGATTTACAAAATATAAAGGCTGATCAAAAAGTACTGGATTTAGTCAAAGAAATTGAAGATGAAACACAAAAGTATTTAGACACACCTGTTGGTCATATAGAGAATGATTTACTAATTTTAGATCAATTAGATGCTAGAATAAATAAACACCCAATCATCTCTTTGATTAATCATATCCAAATGAAATATACTAATGCTGATATTGCCTTATGTGGTTTAGCTAATGAAGTATCAGGATTTAGAAAAGATATTAGTATTAGAGATGTTATAGGTACATATGTTTATCCTAATACATTGGTAGTTAAAAAAATGGATGGAAGAACGCTCAAACTGGCATTAGAAAAAACCGCTGAGTTCTTTGATTTAAAAGATGGGGAAATTGTTGTTAGTGACGAATTTAATCATCCTAAACTACAGTTATATGCATATGATATGTATGACGGAATTGAATATACAATTAAAGTTGGGAATAAAAAAGGTGAAAGAATCACTTCTTTAACTAAAAACGGAATAACGATTAATGATAATGATGAATTTAGTGTTTGTATGAATAATTATAGAAGTTCTGGTGGTGGTGATTACTTCTTTATCAAAGACTGTGAAGTAATCAATGATACACAAACAGAAATCATTGATTTGTTAGTTGATTATATCGTTGAAACTAAAGATATAAAGATTCCTCATAAAGACAACATCAAAGTTATTAAATAG